A genomic region of Clostridiales bacterium contains the following coding sequences:
- a CDS encoding DeoR/GlpR family DNA-binding transcription regulator, with amino-acid sequence MLSIERRRKIISLLQEHQSVIVPELSKLFKVTEETIRRDLEKLEREGLIKRSYGGAVLSESTNVDIPLKIREITNIEGKQAIALNVAGYIDDGETLILDSSSSALQVARQLKSKKRLTVITNSIRVVYELSNSKDFNIISTGGTLKPNSLSFIGHLAENTIKNYHVDKAIISCKGFNKEIGITDSNEMEAEVKKAMVDAADQVFLLIDHTKVDRASFVKFTSFDRINYIFTDRKFSPDWEDLIHKNNINIIY; translated from the coding sequence ATGCTATCTATAGAAAGAAGACGAAAAATAATAAGCCTTCTTCAGGAACATCAAAGCGTCATTGTTCCCGAACTGAGCAAATTATTTAAGGTTACTGAAGAGACCATAAGAAGAGACCTCGAAAAATTAGAGAGAGAAGGGCTTATTAAAAGATCATATGGCGGAGCTGTTTTAAGCGAAAGCACAAATGTTGACATACCGCTAAAAATAAGGGAAATAACAAATATCGAAGGAAAACAGGCAATAGCTTTAAATGTTGCAGGATATATCGATGATGGAGAAACACTGATCCTTGACTCGAGTTCGTCCGCCCTTCAAGTCGCAAGACAATTGAAATCCAAAAAAAGGCTTACAGTTATAACGAATTCCATACGTGTGGTTTATGAATTGTCAAATTCGAAGGATTTCAATATCATTTCAACCGGCGGGACACTGAAGCCAAATTCCCTGTCCTTTATAGGTCACTTGGCGGAAAATACCATAAAAAATTACCATGTCGATAAAGCCATTATATCCTGCAAAGGGTTCAATAAAGAAATCGGCATAACGGATTCAAACGAAATGGAGGCCGAAGTTAAAAAAGCAATGGTTGATGCGGCAGATCAGGTATTTCTATTGATTGATCATACAAAAGTCGATAGGGCTTCGTTTGTTAAATTTACATCTTTTGATAGGATAAATTATATATTTACAGACAGAAAATTTTCACCGGATTGGGAAGACCTGATTCATAAAAATAATATCAATATTATATATTGA
- a CDS encoding rhamnulokinase family protein: MGEEIYNLAFDFGASNGRLMLSKYDGYKISLEEIYRFPNEPVRAGGRLYWDFLKLFSELKVGLKMVSERNINISSIGIDTWGVDYGLLDKNDRLISNPVHYRDSRTNKIPEKVEKIVPFQEFYNTTGIQFLQFNTVYQLYDDLESGILRNAKTLLFMPDLFSFYLTGEKYNEYTISSTSQMLDANKKNWSYDILDKLCIAKNILQEIIMPGNIYGCLSSDIRDETGLPKIPVIAVGCHDTASAVAGTPLSSRNSAYLSCGTWSLLGIETQKPIIDENSLKFNFTNEGGVLGTIRFLKNITGLWLIQQLRRSWANRGIKLDFPDIISRASSAKNANYYIDPDDELFMAPDDMGDAICRYCMKTGQGRPDNIGDIARAAYNGITKHYKETIEDIEKITGNEIDTVNIVGGGIRDEFLLKQTAGITGRKILAGPVEASILGNCIIQLMALKAIKNLDEGRNIIKNSFPLKEYKPMQ, translated from the coding sequence ATGGGGGAAGAGATATATAATTTAGCATTTGATTTCGGTGCATCCAACGGAAGGCTTATGCTTTCAAAATATGACGGATATAAAATAAGCCTTGAAGAAATCTACCGTTTCCCGAATGAACCGGTAAGGGCCGGGGGAAGACTTTACTGGGATTTTTTAAAACTATTTAGCGAATTAAAAGTCGGACTTAAAATGGTCTCGGAGAGAAACATCAATATTTCGAGCATCGGCATCGATACATGGGGTGTCGACTACGGGCTGCTGGATAAAAACGACAGGCTTATATCCAACCCTGTTCATTACAGGGATTCCAGAACAAATAAGATCCCGGAAAAGGTAGAAAAGATTGTCCCTTTTCAAGAATTCTATAATACGACAGGCATACAATTTCTGCAATTCAACACGGTTTATCAACTGTATGACGATTTAGAATCCGGCATTTTGAGGAATGCAAAAACGCTTCTCTTCATGCCTGATCTCTTTAGCTTTTATTTGACCGGAGAAAAATATAACGAATATACGATATCATCAACATCACAAATGCTAGATGCAAATAAAAAAAATTGGTCATATGATATTTTAGATAAACTCTGTATTGCAAAGAATATTCTTCAAGAAATAATTATGCCCGGCAATATTTATGGCTGTCTATCTAGCGATATAAGAGATGAAACCGGTCTCCCAAAGATACCGGTAATCGCAGTCGGATGCCATGATACGGCATCGGCAGTTGCGGGAACGCCCTTAAGCAGCCGCAACAGCGCTTATTTAAGCTGTGGGACATGGTCGCTTTTGGGAATCGAAACTCAAAAGCCAATCATCGACGAAAATTCGCTTAAGTTTAACTTCACAAATGAAGGCGGCGTTTTGGGCACTATAAGATTTTTAAAGAATATAACAGGCCTATGGCTGATACAGCAATTAAGGCGAAGCTGGGCTAATAGAGGCATTAAACTCGATTTTCCCGATATAATATCAAGAGCATCCTCTGCAAAGAATGCCAATTATTATATCGACCCTGACGATGAACTTTTTATGGCCCCTGACGATATGGGAGATGCTATATGCAGATACTGTATGAAGACAGGTCAGGGACGTCCCGACAATATAGGGGATATTGCAAGAGCCGCATACAATGGAATAACAAAACATTATAAGGAAACAATTGAAGATATCGAAAAAATAACAGGAAATGAGATCGATACTGTAAATATAGTAGGCGGCGGAATACGAGACGAATTTTTATTAAAACAGACAGCCGGTATAACGGGCAGGAAGATTTTAGCCGGACCTGTTGAAGCGTCTATTCTTGGCAATTGTATTATTCAGCTTATGGCGCTTAAAGCTATCAAAAACTTAGATGAAGGCAGAAATATTATAAAAAATTCGTTTCCACTAAAAGAATATAAACCCATGCAATAA
- a CDS encoding class II aldolase/adducin family protein, with amino-acid sequence MSYEDEVKKQICDIGKRIYSNGFVAANDGNITVKIGDDAIITTPTGVSKGFLTPEMLIKVNTKGEVISANSKYKPSSELKMHLRVYKERSDVKSVVHAHPPYATSYAIAGIPLTKPIMPEAVISLGFVPIADYGTPSTEEIPDAISKFLPEYDAILLENHGALTYGKDLITAYYKMESMEFYAKLTFISTMLGGPKELSESQVLRLYEIRKKLGVSGRFPGKLPDELNRNNKKNELKDYDVKKIVELVTEKVLEELKKQ; translated from the coding sequence ATGTCTTATGAAGATGAGGTAAAAAAACAGATATGCGATATAGGAAAGCGAATCTATTCAAACGGTTTTGTGGCAGCAAATGACGGCAATATAACTGTAAAGATAGGTGACGACGCGATTATAACGACGCCGACAGGTGTAAGCAAAGGATTTCTGACACCGGAGATGCTTATAAAGGTCAATACAAAAGGCGAGGTTATATCAGCAAATAGCAAGTACAAGCCATCGTCCGAATTAAAAATGCATCTTAGAGTATATAAAGAAAGATCCGATGTTAAATCTGTTGTCCATGCCCATCCGCCTTATGCGACAAGTTATGCAATAGCCGGCATACCGCTTACAAAACCCATAATGCCTGAGGCGGTCATATCGCTAGGATTTGTTCCGATTGCGGACTATGGAACACCATCTACAGAGGAGATACCGGATGCGATTTCAAAGTTTCTCCCCGAATATGATGCCATCCTCCTTGAAAATCATGGAGCGCTGACATATGGCAAAGATCTTATTACAGCATATTACAAGATGGAATCTATGGAATTTTATGCAAAACTTACATTCATTTCGACAATGTTAGGAGGGCCGAAGGAGTTAAGTGAGAGTCAGGTATTACGTCTGTATGAGATAAGGAAAAAACTTGGGGTTTCAGGCAGATTTCCCGGGAAATTACCCGATGAATTAAATAGAAATAACAAGAAAAATGAATTAAAGGATTACGATGTAAAGAAAATAGTTGAATTAGTAACGGAAAAAGTGCTTGAAGAATTGAAAAAGCAATAA
- a CDS encoding L-rhamnose isomerase, with protein sequence MFKPDDGKIEKAYEYAKEVYAGYGIDTDAVLKKMNNIHISLHCWQGDDVGGFEVNKKGLSGGILATGNWPGRARNGDELRQDLDKALSLIPGKHRVNLHAIYAETDGKFVDRDKITPKYFMKWIDWAKQNNLGIDFNPTFFSHDMAASGYTLSSKDKSIRKFWIEHGKRCREIANQIGRELNNPCINNIWIPDGSKDLPANRIDNRKILKDSLDEIFSIKYDRKNILDSVESKLFGIGSESYVVGSHEFYMGYALKNNIMLCLDMGHFHPTEVVADKISSILTFMDELLIHVSRGVRWDSDHVAILNDDLQLLADEISRCNAYNRVHIALDYFDASINRITAWTVGARATLKAILISLLEPINLIKEQDDRGDRGNMLALKEEFKTLPYATVWDKYCLVKNVPVGGSWLDDIKVYEDDVLVKRH encoded by the coding sequence ATGTTTAAACCTGATGATGGCAAAATCGAGAAAGCATATGAATATGCAAAAGAGGTATATGCAGGTTATGGCATCGATACCGACGCAGTGCTGAAAAAAATGAACAATATACATATATCGCTGCACTGCTGGCAGGGTGATGATGTCGGCGGTTTCGAGGTAAATAAAAAGGGTTTGTCAGGCGGAATTTTAGCCACAGGAAATTGGCCAGGCAGGGCAAGAAATGGTGACGAGCTAAGGCAAGATTTGGATAAGGCTTTAAGCCTGATACCGGGAAAGCACAGAGTCAATTTGCATGCTATATATGCAGAAACAGACGGAAAATTTGTCGATAGAGATAAAATAACACCAAAGTATTTTATGAAATGGATTGATTGGGCAAAGCAAAATAATCTTGGAATTGACTTTAACCCCACGTTTTTCTCCCATGATATGGCTGCATCCGGCTATACGCTTTCAAGCAAAGACAAAAGCATACGTAAATTCTGGATAGAGCATGGGAAAAGGTGCCGTGAAATTGCAAATCAGATAGGAAGGGAATTAAATAACCCATGCATTAATAATATATGGATACCGGATGGGTCAAAGGATTTACCCGCAAACAGAATAGATAACAGAAAGATTTTAAAGGATTCTCTCGATGAAATATTCTCAATCAAATATGACAGAAAAAATATTTTGGACTCTGTTGAAAGCAAGCTTTTCGGGATAGGTTCGGAAAGCTATGTTGTAGGGTCCCATGAGTTTTATATGGGATATGCTCTTAAAAATAATATTATGTTATGCCTTGATATGGGCCATTTTCATCCTACAGAAGTCGTAGCGGATAAAATATCTTCAATATTAACATTTATGGACGAACTTTTAATTCATGTCAGCCGCGGAGTAAGATGGGACAGCGACCATGTGGCAATTTTAAATGACGATTTGCAGTTGCTTGCAGATGAGATAAGCAGATGCAATGCTTATAACAGGGTGCACATAGCCCTCGATTATTTCGATGCAAGCATAAACAGGATAACGGCATGGACAGTTGGAGCGAGAGCCACATTGAAAGCTATATTGATATCCTTACTGGAGCCGATAAACTTGATTAAGGAACAGGACGACAGAGGCGACCGAGGCAATATGCTGGCGCTCAAGGAAGAATTCAAGACATTACCGTATGCTACTGTATGGGATAAGTACTGCCTTGTAAAAAATGTGCCGGTTGGAGGTAGCTGGCTCGATGATATAAAAGTTTATGAGGATGATGTTTTAGTAAAAAGGCA